One Pygocentrus nattereri isolate fPygNat1 chromosome 12, fPygNat1.pri, whole genome shotgun sequence DNA window includes the following coding sequences:
- the lamp1a gene encoding lysosome-associated membrane glycoprotein 1a codes for MSRALRAAALAAAALLGWLAVAHAVSFEVKDGNSTCIKAELSANFSITYTTASGTKTVIVPLTDSAVVGSGSSCGGSGVSPELLASFGDGHSLGLVFSKDDRLYRVLNLSLTYNLSDSTIFPLSSKKEIVTLETKATGISAQLNTTYRCLSSSSIRLGSEVTVTFSDVRMEAYMPSANLSSKETVCSADFPATTAAPTQSPTTAPTPPAPGNPEVGSYNITNVNGSLCLLANMGLQLNVTYFSKSQNKTVKGIVNLQPNRTSFTGSCEAATVTLVLMYDLTNLSFTFTLNDTSNKYHLSAVNVSAAWSDMMAPFTVSNSSLNYLQGTQGRSYMCTAEQTLPVTNTFSLNTFKLQVQPFKMSGNKFGTAEECQMDKDNMLIPIVVGAALAGLVLIVLIAYLIGRKRSHAGYQTI; via the exons GTTGGTTGGCTGTGGCACACGCTGTGTCATTCGAGGTGAAGGATGGGAATTCAACATGCATTAAAGCAGAGCTCTCTGCCAACTTCTCCATCACGTATACCACAGCCAGTGGAACG AAAACGGTGATTGTGCCGCTGACAGACTCAGCAGTAGTGGGCAGTGGTAGTTCCTGTGGAGGCTCTGGGGTCTCTCCAGAGCTGCTGGCATCCTTTGGGGATGGTCACTCTCTGGGCCTGGTCTTCTCCAAGGATGACCGTCTGTACAGAGTTTTAAACCTAAGCCTGACATACAACCTGAGCGACAGCACTATTTTCCCCCTGTCCTCCAAAAAGG AAATTGTTACCTTGGAAACGAAGGCTACAGGAATCTCGGCACAGCTTAACACCACCTACAGATGTCTGAGCTCCAGCTCCATCCGTCTTGGCTCCGAGGTCACCGTCACCTTCTCAGACGTCCGGATGGAAGCCTACATGCCCAGCGCCAACCTCAGCTCCAAAG AGACTGTATGTTCAGCTGATTTTCCTGCCACAACTGCAGCACCCACACAGTCACCCACAACCGCGCCGACCCCTCCTGCACCCGGCAACCCAGAGGTCGGAAGCTACAACATCACCAATGTGAACGGCAGTTTGTGTCTTCTGGCGAATATGGGGTTGCAGCTTAACGTTACCTATTTCTCAAAGTCTCAGAACAAG ACTGTTAAGGGAATAGTGAACCTGCAGCCCAATAGGACGTCTTTCACAGGGTCATGTGAGGCTGCAACTGTCACTCTGGTGCTGATGTATGACCTCACCAACCTCAGCTTCACATTCACGCTG AATGACACCTCCAATAAATACcacctcagtgctgtgaacGTGTCTGCTGCCTGGTCAGATATGATGG CTCCATTTACTGTGAGCAACAGCTCTCTGAACTACCTGCAGGGCACGCAGGGCCGCTCCTACATGTGCACAGCTGAGCAGACTCTTCCTGTGACAAACACCTTTTCCCTCAACACCTTCAAACTGCAGGTGCAGCCTTTTAAGATGAGTGGCAACAAGTTTGGAACAG CTGAGGAGTGTCAGATGGACAAGGACAACATGCTGATCCCCATCGTTGTGGGTGCTGCCCTGGCTGGCCTGGTCCTTATCGTTCTTATAGCATATCTGATTGGCAGAAAGAGGAGTCATGCAGGCTACCAGACCATTTGA